In Tubulanus polymorphus chromosome 2, tnTubPoly1.2, whole genome shotgun sequence, a single window of DNA contains:
- the LOC141899629 gene encoding HBS1-like protein isoform X1 — MSRHRNVRSMNIDDEYDGYDDVYGHSVEESYCVSPGTVAQFTFNRDAEPSLSSFITESKIPEEDESDSENDQSLNDSGQFHKPQLSDTQQAQLNSCLEEMRNIIGDSVPEHTMVDAVVKSDFNLEKALDQVLNKADAPKSQRIPRERRRDSDEELNFNTDTISIIKASSSSAPDEFGACLFQPSDEMRDITMLPRMKPIRPPPGFVKPPPGFAGPPPGFHALGIQRDMAAGQPMNAFEFSTCKIKESNVSKDNPTTTLTSLSNLEQFTDGLSKFLPIIGSIGKENIPKICSGVNIECSGSSKDESNISSAGLNKFSIPPVNLDLSTRQHNTKADQNNESHSKPKVQGRSTVKSDFTLGEPPVIKTVDTSTKVEDGVARITFSSKEKSPMTFFIGESVQDSSDTEVPSFETQAKQVASAPTLTISDGNNVNNRTRSPDCRADSTGQRSETTIPKSASKTSLADMRRGSKQIERVDLAKEIEKRKGGKENINLVVIGHVDAGKSTLMGHLLYQLGCVSKKAMHKYEQESKKLGKASFAYAWVLDETEEERTRGVTMDVAQTRFETPNRQINLMDAPGHKDFIPNMITGAAQADVAILVVNGTRGEFETGFEAGGQTREHALLVRSLGVLQIVVAVNKMDTVEWSQDRYNDIVKKLSHFLKQAGFKESDITYVPCSGLGGENLTKCQDEKLKQWYSGPTLVDQIDKFRPPERPVEKPFRMCVADVYKGMTSGFAISGKVEAGYVQNGDRLLIMPIGESAYVKSVTVDEEPVSCALAGEYASVTVFGTEMEKVNIGSMVCDPINPIKCATRIQGRIVVFNIDVPLTKGFPLVFHYQTRSEPAHIRKIVSQLHKSTGEVVKKNPRCLTKNSNAVVEVEVNRPICIELFSDYKDLGRFMLRYGGSTIAAGLVTQILDKPA; from the exons ATGTCAAGACATAGGAATGTGCGATCTATGAATATTGACGATG AGTATGATGGCTACGATGACGTTTATGGTCATTCTGTCGAAGAAAGTTACTGTGTTTCTCCTGGAACAG TTGCTCAATTCACATTCAACCGCGATGCCGAGCCGAGTTTGTCATCATTTATCACTGAATCTAAAATTCCTGAAGAGGATGAAAGTGACAGTGAAAATGACCAATCACTCAATGATTCCGGTCAATTTCATAAACCACAATTATCTGATACACAACAAG cCCAGTTGAATTCATGTTTAGAAGAGATGCGTAATATTATTGGTGATTCAGTGCCTGAGCATACTATGGTAGATGCTGTTGTTAAATCTGACTTCAACTTGGAGAAAGCTCTTGATCAAGTATTGAATAAAGCAG ATGCTCCGAAATCACAAAGAATTCCCAGGGAAAGGAGAAGAGATTCAG ATGAGGAGCTTAATTTCAATACTGACACTATATCTATAATTAAGGCTTCTAGTTCATCAGCTCCTGATGAGTTTGGAGCATGTTTGTTTCAACCATCTGATGAGATGAGAGATATCACAATGCTCCCTAGAATGAAACCAATTCGACCCCCTCCTGGATTTGTCAAACCGCCTCCTGGTTTTGCCGGCCCACCACCAGGATTTCATGCACTTGGCATTCAGCGTGATATGGCTGCAGGACAGCCTATGAATGCATTTGAATTTTCCACTTGTAAAATTAAAGAATCAAATGTTTCAAAAGATAACCCCACCACCACTTTGACATCATTGAGCAATCTAGAACAATTTACCGATGGACTATCAAAATTCTTGCCAATCATCGGCTCAATAGGAAAAGAGAATATTCCCAAAATTTGTTCAGGCGTGAACATTGAATGTTCTGGTAGTTCCAAAGATGAGAGTAACATAAGTTCAGCTGGTCTGAACAAATTCAGCATACCACCTGTGAATCTGGATCTTTCAACGAGGCAGCATAATACAAAAGCggaccaaaataatgaaagcCATTCTAAGCCTAAAGTGCAAG gTAGATCAACCGTAAAATCAGACTTTACACTTGGTGAACCTCCGGTTATTAAAACTGTTGATACTTCTACCAAAGTTGAAGATGGGGTTGCTAGAATaactttttcttcaaaagAGAAGTCGCCTATGACATTTTTCATTGGCGAATCAGTTCAA GATTCCAGCGATACTGAAGTACCATCATTTGAGACGCAGGCAAAGCAGGTAGCATCAGCACCAACACTGACAATATCAGATGGAAATAATGTTAACAACAGGACTCGTTCTCCCGACTGTAGGGCAGATTCAACAGGTCAAAGAAGTGAAACTACCATCCCCAAAAGTGCTTCAAA GACATCGCTAGCAGACATGAGGCGTGG ATCCAAGCAGATTGAAAGAGTGGATTTGGCAAAAGAAATAGAGAAACGGAAAGgtggaaaagaaaatataaatctgGTGGTCATTG gTCATGTCGATGCAGGCAAGAGTACTCTAATGGGGCATCTTTTATACCAGCTCGGTTGTGTTAGTAAAAAAGCGATGCATAAATATGAAcaagaatccaagaaattaGGAAAAGCTTCTTTTGCATATGCTTGGGTGCTCGATGAAACGGAAGAAGAAAG GACTCGGGGAGTAACTATGGATGTAGCACAGACCCGTTTTGAAACTCCTAATAGACAGATAAATTTAATGGATGCTCCAGGTCATAAAGACTTCATTCCAAATATGATCACAG GTGCTGCCCAAGCAGATGTGGCCATATTGGTTGTCAATGGTACAAGAGGTGAATTTGAAACTGGTTTTGAAGCTGGTGGTCAAACTAGGGAACACGCTTTGCTTGTCAGATCACTAG GAGTTTTACAAATTGTAGTAGCTGTAAATAAAATGGATACAGTTGAATGGTCACAAGATAGATACAATGATATAGTCAAGAAATTAAGTCATTTCTTAAAGCAAGCTGGCTTCAAAGAATCTGATATAACCTATGTTCCATGCAGTGGTCTAGGAGGAGAAAATCTAACTAAATGCCAAGATGAAAAACTCAAGCAATGGTACTCGGGACCCACACTCGTAGATCAGATAG ATAAATTCCGACCACCTGAACGTCCTGTTGAGAAACCGTTCAGAATGTGTGTAGCTGATGTTTATAAAGGAATGACCAGTGGATTTGCGATTTCGGGAAAAGTTGAAGCAGGTTACGTTCAAAATGGCGACCGGCTACTTATCATGCCAATAGGAGAGAGTGCATATGTGAAAA GTGTAACTGTGGACGAGGAACCAGTTTCATGTGCATTAGCTGGAGAGTATGCATCTGTTACAGTATTTGGCACTGAGATGGAAAAAGTCAATATAG GCTCAATGGTTTGTGATCCCATCAATCCCATTAAATGTGCTACTCGAATTCAAGGAAGAATAGTTGTTTTTAATATCGATGTTCCACTCACTAAAGGCTTCCCA CTTGTATTCCATTATCAAACGAGAAGTGAACCCGCTCACATACGAAAAATTGTCTCACAACTCCATAAAAGTACTGGCGAAGTTGTTAAAAAGAATCCTAG GTGCCTaactaaaaattcaaatgctgTAGTTGAAGTGGAAGTAAATCGTCCAATctgtatagaattattctcAGATTATAAGGATTTAGGAAGGTTTATGTTACGCTATGGTGGATCAACTATAGCTGCTGGTCTAGTCACACAG ATTTTAGATAAACCAGCATAA
- the LOC141899629 gene encoding HBS1-like protein isoform X3, translated as MSRHRNVRSMNIDDEYDGYDDVYGHSVEESYCVSPGTVAQFTFNRDAEPSLSSFITESKIPEEDESDSENDQSLNDSGQFHKPQLSDTQQAQLNSCLEEMRNIIGDSVPEHTMVDAVVKSDFNLEKALDQVLNKADAPKSQRIPRERRRDSGRSTVKSDFTLGEPPVIKTVDTSTKVEDGVARITFSSKEKSPMTFFIGESVQDSSDTEVPSFETQAKQVASAPTLTISDGNNVNNRTRSPDCRADSTGQRSETTIPKSASKTSLADMRRGSKQIERVDLAKEIEKRKGGKENINLVVIGHVDAGKSTLMGHLLYQLGCVSKKAMHKYEQESKKLGKASFAYAWVLDETEEERTRGVTMDVAQTRFETPNRQINLMDAPGHKDFIPNMITGAAQADVAILVVNGTRGEFETGFEAGGQTREHALLVRSLGVLQIVVAVNKMDTVEWSQDRYNDIVKKLSHFLKQAGFKESDITYVPCSGLGGENLTKCQDEKLKQWYSGPTLVDQIDKFRPPERPVEKPFRMCVADVYKGMTSGFAISGKVEAGYVQNGDRLLIMPIGESAYVKSVTVDEEPVSCALAGEYASVTVFGTEMEKVNIGSMVCDPINPIKCATRIQGRIVVFNIDVPLTKGFPLVFHYQTRSEPAHIRKIVSQLHKSTGEVVKKNPRCLTKNSNAVVEVEVNRPICIELFSDYKDLGRFMLRYGGSTIAAGLVTQILDKPA; from the exons ATGTCAAGACATAGGAATGTGCGATCTATGAATATTGACGATG AGTATGATGGCTACGATGACGTTTATGGTCATTCTGTCGAAGAAAGTTACTGTGTTTCTCCTGGAACAG TTGCTCAATTCACATTCAACCGCGATGCCGAGCCGAGTTTGTCATCATTTATCACTGAATCTAAAATTCCTGAAGAGGATGAAAGTGACAGTGAAAATGACCAATCACTCAATGATTCCGGTCAATTTCATAAACCACAATTATCTGATACACAACAAG cCCAGTTGAATTCATGTTTAGAAGAGATGCGTAATATTATTGGTGATTCAGTGCCTGAGCATACTATGGTAGATGCTGTTGTTAAATCTGACTTCAACTTGGAGAAAGCTCTTGATCAAGTATTGAATAAAGCAG ATGCTCCGAAATCACAAAGAATTCCCAGGGAAAGGAGAAGAGATTCAG gTAGATCAACCGTAAAATCAGACTTTACACTTGGTGAACCTCCGGTTATTAAAACTGTTGATACTTCTACCAAAGTTGAAGATGGGGTTGCTAGAATaactttttcttcaaaagAGAAGTCGCCTATGACATTTTTCATTGGCGAATCAGTTCAA GATTCCAGCGATACTGAAGTACCATCATTTGAGACGCAGGCAAAGCAGGTAGCATCAGCACCAACACTGACAATATCAGATGGAAATAATGTTAACAACAGGACTCGTTCTCCCGACTGTAGGGCAGATTCAACAGGTCAAAGAAGTGAAACTACCATCCCCAAAAGTGCTTCAAA GACATCGCTAGCAGACATGAGGCGTGG ATCCAAGCAGATTGAAAGAGTGGATTTGGCAAAAGAAATAGAGAAACGGAAAGgtggaaaagaaaatataaatctgGTGGTCATTG gTCATGTCGATGCAGGCAAGAGTACTCTAATGGGGCATCTTTTATACCAGCTCGGTTGTGTTAGTAAAAAAGCGATGCATAAATATGAAcaagaatccaagaaattaGGAAAAGCTTCTTTTGCATATGCTTGGGTGCTCGATGAAACGGAAGAAGAAAG GACTCGGGGAGTAACTATGGATGTAGCACAGACCCGTTTTGAAACTCCTAATAGACAGATAAATTTAATGGATGCTCCAGGTCATAAAGACTTCATTCCAAATATGATCACAG GTGCTGCCCAAGCAGATGTGGCCATATTGGTTGTCAATGGTACAAGAGGTGAATTTGAAACTGGTTTTGAAGCTGGTGGTCAAACTAGGGAACACGCTTTGCTTGTCAGATCACTAG GAGTTTTACAAATTGTAGTAGCTGTAAATAAAATGGATACAGTTGAATGGTCACAAGATAGATACAATGATATAGTCAAGAAATTAAGTCATTTCTTAAAGCAAGCTGGCTTCAAAGAATCTGATATAACCTATGTTCCATGCAGTGGTCTAGGAGGAGAAAATCTAACTAAATGCCAAGATGAAAAACTCAAGCAATGGTACTCGGGACCCACACTCGTAGATCAGATAG ATAAATTCCGACCACCTGAACGTCCTGTTGAGAAACCGTTCAGAATGTGTGTAGCTGATGTTTATAAAGGAATGACCAGTGGATTTGCGATTTCGGGAAAAGTTGAAGCAGGTTACGTTCAAAATGGCGACCGGCTACTTATCATGCCAATAGGAGAGAGTGCATATGTGAAAA GTGTAACTGTGGACGAGGAACCAGTTTCATGTGCATTAGCTGGAGAGTATGCATCTGTTACAGTATTTGGCACTGAGATGGAAAAAGTCAATATAG GCTCAATGGTTTGTGATCCCATCAATCCCATTAAATGTGCTACTCGAATTCAAGGAAGAATAGTTGTTTTTAATATCGATGTTCCACTCACTAAAGGCTTCCCA CTTGTATTCCATTATCAAACGAGAAGTGAACCCGCTCACATACGAAAAATTGTCTCACAACTCCATAAAAGTACTGGCGAAGTTGTTAAAAAGAATCCTAG GTGCCTaactaaaaattcaaatgctgTAGTTGAAGTGGAAGTAAATCGTCCAATctgtatagaattattctcAGATTATAAGGATTTAGGAAGGTTTATGTTACGCTATGGTGGATCAACTATAGCTGCTGGTCTAGTCACACAG ATTTTAGATAAACCAGCATAA
- the LOC141899491 gene encoding xaa-Pro aminopeptidase 1-like has translation MAPKDTTVLLQRLRQLMKNSNYVSERVNAYIVPSGDAHQSEYISAHDKRREFISGFSGSSGTAIITEKSAALWTDGRYFLQASDQLDSNWTLMKDGLAETPTQTDWLDTVLPEGGKVGFDPFLMSFDLWKSMSKQLKKGGKKLVAVGENLIDLVWDDQPDPPNKPILTLTTAYTGKSWQEKIQDIREKLKGKKCDALVLTALDDIAWLFNLRGSDIEYNPVFLAYSIVTCDTICLFIDERKIDSKVKKHLELESEPMSLRIYAYSDIKKVLEQLVETSDKRIWIAKGSSYSLTNSIPKVQRCIELSPIALMKAVKNETEIKQIKRTFVKDCVALAEYFSWLERNISKGSLSELSGDAQLLKFRQEQEDFFYPSFATISSSGPNGAIIHYKPTPEVDRPLTPDELYLCDSGGQYLGGTTDITRAMHFGTPTDHQRECFTLVLKGHIGLASCIFPNGWRGNQLDVLARTALWDVGLDYLHGTGHGVGAFLNVHEGPSSISHRLNIAEVPLKEGMIMTDEPGFYEDGSFGCRIENCFLVVKANTKYNFKNKGYLTFEPISYIPIQTKMLDPSLLSQKEIDWLNNYHSNCRDIIGKELKRQGRKEAYAWLIRETEPIG, from the exons aTGGCTCCAAAAGATACAACAGTACTGTTGCAAAGATTGagacaattgatgaaaaatagCAATTATGTATCTGAACGAGTAAATGCCTATATCGTTCCATCTGGAGATGCGCATCAG AGTGAATATATATCAGCCCATGACAAACGAAGAGAGtttatttcaggattttcAGGATCTTCTG GGACTGCCATTATTACTGAGAAAAGTGCAGCATTATGGACGGATGGAAGATATTTCTTGCAAGCTTCTGATCAGCTGGACAGTAACTGGACACTCATGAAAGATG GTCTAGCTGAAACTCCTACTCAGACAGATTGGCTAGATACT GTTTTGCCTGAGGGTGGAAAAGTTGGTTTTGATCCATTTCTGATGTCATTTG ATCTTTGGAAATCTATGTCTAAACAACTGAAAAAAGGTGGCAAAAAGCTTGTAGCTGTTGGTGAAAATCTCATAGATTTAGTATGGGATGATCAGCCTGACCCACCTAACAAACCGATATTGACTCTAACAACTGCATATACAG GAAAATCATGGCAAGAAAAGATTCAAGACATTCGTGAGAAATTGAAGGGGAAGAAATGCGATGCTTTAGTTTTAACAGCACTTGATGATATTGCAT GGCTTTTCAATCTGAGGGGGtcagatattgaatataatccAGTATTCTTAGCTTATTCGATAGTCACTTGTGACACAATTTG tttatTTATCGATGAAAGGAAGATCGACAGCAAAGTCAAAAAGCAccttgaattagaaagtgaacCAATGTCTTTAAGAATCTATGCATATAGTGATATCAAGAAAGTTTTGGAGCAACTTGTTGAAACCTCTGATAAAAGAATTTGG ATTGCTAAAGGCTCAAGCTATTCTCTCACAAATTCAATACCAAAG GTTCAACGTTGCATTGAACTATCTCCTATTGCTTTGATGAAAGCAGTCAAGAATGAAACTGAAATCAAGCAAATAAAAAGGACATTT GTTAAAGATTGTGTTGCTCTTGCTGAATACTTTAGTTGGCTTGAAAGAAAT ATTTCTAAAGGTTCCCTTTCTGAACTTAGTGGTGATGCTCAATTACTGAAATTTAGACA GGAACAAGAGGACTTTTTTTATCCTAGTTTTGCTACGATATCTAGCAGTGGGCCGAATGGTgcaataattcattacaa ACCGACTCCAGAAGTAGACCGTCCATTAACACCAGATGAATTATATCTTTGTGACTCAGGAGGCCAATATTT GGGAGGTACAACTGATATAACAAGAGCAATGCATTTTGGAACACCTACAGATCACCAAAGA GAATGTTTTACACTCGTGTTGAAAGGACACATTGGCTTAGCTTCCTGTATCTTTCCAAATGGTTGGAGAG GAAACCAACTCGATGTACTCGCTCGCACAGCACTTTGGGACGTTGGACTAGATTACCTACACGGTACTGGACATGGGGTTGGTGcatttctcaatgtacatgaAG GTCCATCGAGTATTAGCCACAGACTGAATATAGCTGAAGTGCCTTTGAAAGAAGGCATGATTATGACAGATG agCCAGGTTTTTATGAAGATGGAAGTTTTGGTTGTCgtattgaaaattgtttccTTGTAGTTAAAGCTAATACCAAA TATAACTTCAAAAACAAAGGATATCTGACATTTGAACCAATAAGTTATATTCCAATTCAGACAAAAATGTTAGATCCTTCCTTATTGTCACAAAAAGAG ATTGATTGGCTGAATAATTATCACTCTAACTGTCGGGACATCATTGGTAAAGAGTTAAAAAGGCAAGGGCGAAAAGAAGCGTATGCTTGGCTAATCAGAGAAACAGAACCAATTGGATAA
- the LOC141899492 gene encoding uncharacterized protein LOC141899492 — MELSEVVSAQFAFPVCGVLLCAVLVFAFGFKSSVQPPSFDFEDESEKRQKKLKKSKKSSSSVNGHVSSNNTHTTSNKAAPKKVVGSPSQKTKTKKSTTQRATNVKSEVAIETSSPIDNNGNDGEWTTALSKKEKKLRSKEKRDETMPEDTDAVIEEATAAIESPKNQAKKEKIIKKSPKDEKKEETVEEAPVTKIVEEKEEVVPETVKPMSKKNIKKKEKKVQEEPKQIETSNDKPTELSPTLADIASPKTDEIEKVDKVEKSPKKKKKQPSTEVEVETSITKDTKTSSHISNTTKEQLQKPLELKDASEKPNAQSLSNGVSDVPKPAAVFDEMGDDSWSKAKPPHKKKKARRDN, encoded by the exons ATGGAGCTATCAGAGGTTGTAAGTGCACAGTTTGCATTTCCAGTATGTGGTGTATTGTTATGCGCAGTACTGGTATTCGCATTTGGCTTCAAATCGTCAGTTCAACCACCCAGTTTTGATTTCGAGGATGAATCTGAGAAACGACAGAAGAAACTGAAGAAATCTAAG AAATCATCATCCTCGGTTAATGGTCACGTTTCATCGAATAATACCCATACCACATCTAATAAGGCTGCACCAAAGAAAGTTGTAGGGAGCCCAAGTCAAAAAACGAAg ACGAAAAAGTCGACCACTCAAAGAGCTACTAATGTTAAATCAGAGGTTGCCATAGAAACGAGTTCCCCGATTGACAATAATGGCAATGATG GAGAATGGACAACAGCTTTGTCGAAAAAGGAGAAGAAACTTCGCAGTAAAGAGAAGAGAGATGAAACCATGCCTGAGGATACTGATGCAGTTATTGAAGAAGCAACTGCAGCTATTGAATCACCTAAAAATCAGGCTAAGAAAGAGAAGATCATCAAGAAATCTCCTAAG GATGAAAAGAAGgaagaaacagttgaagaagCTCCAGTTACGAAAATTGTTGAAGAAAAAGAG GAGGTTGTGCCTGAAACTGTAAAGCCGATGTCGAagaagaatataaaaaagaagGAAAAAAAGGTGCAGGAAGAACCAAAACAGATTGAAACTTCTAATGATAAGCCTACAGAATTATCTCCCACACTGGCAGATATAGCCAGTCCAAAAACAGATGAAATTGAGAAAGTAGATAAAGTGGAAAAAAGTccaaagaagaaaaagaaacaaccTTCCACTGAAGTTGAG GTTGAAACAAGCATTACCAAAGATACAAAAACTAGTAGTCATATATCTAACACTACTAAAGAACAGCTACAAAAACCATTAGAGTTAAAAG ATGCTTCAGAAAAGCCTAATGCGCAGTCATTGTCAAATGGTGTTTCGGATGTTCCCAAACCTGCTGcagtttttgatgaaatgGGAGATG ACAGTTGGTCAAAAGCGAAGCCGCCgcataagaaaaagaaagcTCGTCGAgataattaa
- the LOC141899629 gene encoding HBS1-like protein isoform X2, producing the protein MSRHRNVRSMNIDDEYDGYDDVYGHSVEESYCVSPGTVAQFTFNRDAEPSLSSFITESKIPEEDESDSENDQSLNDSGQFHKPQLSDTQQAQLNSCLEEMRNIIGDSVPEHTMVDAVVKSDFNLEKALDQVLNKADAPKSQRIPRERRRDSDEELNFNTDTISIIKASSSSAPDEFGACLFQPSDEMRDITMLPRMKPIRPPPGFVKPPPGFAGPPPGFHALGIQRDMAAGQPMNAFEFSTCKIKESNVSKDNPTTTLTSLSNLEQFTDGLSKFLPIIGSIGKENIPKICSGVNIECSGSSKDESNISSAGLNKFSIPPVNLDLSTRQHNTKADQNNESHSKPKVQGRSTVKSDFTLGEPPVIKTVDTSTKVEDGVARITFSSKEKSPMTFFIGESVQDSSDTEVPSFETQAKQVASAPTLTISDGNNVNNRTRSPDCRADSTGQRSETTIPKSASKSKQIERVDLAKEIEKRKGGKENINLVVIGHVDAGKSTLMGHLLYQLGCVSKKAMHKYEQESKKLGKASFAYAWVLDETEEERTRGVTMDVAQTRFETPNRQINLMDAPGHKDFIPNMITGAAQADVAILVVNGTRGEFETGFEAGGQTREHALLVRSLGVLQIVVAVNKMDTVEWSQDRYNDIVKKLSHFLKQAGFKESDITYVPCSGLGGENLTKCQDEKLKQWYSGPTLVDQIDKFRPPERPVEKPFRMCVADVYKGMTSGFAISGKVEAGYVQNGDRLLIMPIGESAYVKSVTVDEEPVSCALAGEYASVTVFGTEMEKVNIGSMVCDPINPIKCATRIQGRIVVFNIDVPLTKGFPLVFHYQTRSEPAHIRKIVSQLHKSTGEVVKKNPRCLTKNSNAVVEVEVNRPICIELFSDYKDLGRFMLRYGGSTIAAGLVTQILDKPA; encoded by the exons ATGTCAAGACATAGGAATGTGCGATCTATGAATATTGACGATG AGTATGATGGCTACGATGACGTTTATGGTCATTCTGTCGAAGAAAGTTACTGTGTTTCTCCTGGAACAG TTGCTCAATTCACATTCAACCGCGATGCCGAGCCGAGTTTGTCATCATTTATCACTGAATCTAAAATTCCTGAAGAGGATGAAAGTGACAGTGAAAATGACCAATCACTCAATGATTCCGGTCAATTTCATAAACCACAATTATCTGATACACAACAAG cCCAGTTGAATTCATGTTTAGAAGAGATGCGTAATATTATTGGTGATTCAGTGCCTGAGCATACTATGGTAGATGCTGTTGTTAAATCTGACTTCAACTTGGAGAAAGCTCTTGATCAAGTATTGAATAAAGCAG ATGCTCCGAAATCACAAAGAATTCCCAGGGAAAGGAGAAGAGATTCAG ATGAGGAGCTTAATTTCAATACTGACACTATATCTATAATTAAGGCTTCTAGTTCATCAGCTCCTGATGAGTTTGGAGCATGTTTGTTTCAACCATCTGATGAGATGAGAGATATCACAATGCTCCCTAGAATGAAACCAATTCGACCCCCTCCTGGATTTGTCAAACCGCCTCCTGGTTTTGCCGGCCCACCACCAGGATTTCATGCACTTGGCATTCAGCGTGATATGGCTGCAGGACAGCCTATGAATGCATTTGAATTTTCCACTTGTAAAATTAAAGAATCAAATGTTTCAAAAGATAACCCCACCACCACTTTGACATCATTGAGCAATCTAGAACAATTTACCGATGGACTATCAAAATTCTTGCCAATCATCGGCTCAATAGGAAAAGAGAATATTCCCAAAATTTGTTCAGGCGTGAACATTGAATGTTCTGGTAGTTCCAAAGATGAGAGTAACATAAGTTCAGCTGGTCTGAACAAATTCAGCATACCACCTGTGAATCTGGATCTTTCAACGAGGCAGCATAATACAAAAGCggaccaaaataatgaaagcCATTCTAAGCCTAAAGTGCAAG gTAGATCAACCGTAAAATCAGACTTTACACTTGGTGAACCTCCGGTTATTAAAACTGTTGATACTTCTACCAAAGTTGAAGATGGGGTTGCTAGAATaactttttcttcaaaagAGAAGTCGCCTATGACATTTTTCATTGGCGAATCAGTTCAA GATTCCAGCGATACTGAAGTACCATCATTTGAGACGCAGGCAAAGCAGGTAGCATCAGCACCAACACTGACAATATCAGATGGAAATAATGTTAACAACAGGACTCGTTCTCCCGACTGTAGGGCAGATTCAACAGGTCAAAGAAGTGAAACTACCATCCCCAAAAGTGCTTCAAA ATCCAAGCAGATTGAAAGAGTGGATTTGGCAAAAGAAATAGAGAAACGGAAAGgtggaaaagaaaatataaatctgGTGGTCATTG gTCATGTCGATGCAGGCAAGAGTACTCTAATGGGGCATCTTTTATACCAGCTCGGTTGTGTTAGTAAAAAAGCGATGCATAAATATGAAcaagaatccaagaaattaGGAAAAGCTTCTTTTGCATATGCTTGGGTGCTCGATGAAACGGAAGAAGAAAG GACTCGGGGAGTAACTATGGATGTAGCACAGACCCGTTTTGAAACTCCTAATAGACAGATAAATTTAATGGATGCTCCAGGTCATAAAGACTTCATTCCAAATATGATCACAG GTGCTGCCCAAGCAGATGTGGCCATATTGGTTGTCAATGGTACAAGAGGTGAATTTGAAACTGGTTTTGAAGCTGGTGGTCAAACTAGGGAACACGCTTTGCTTGTCAGATCACTAG GAGTTTTACAAATTGTAGTAGCTGTAAATAAAATGGATACAGTTGAATGGTCACAAGATAGATACAATGATATAGTCAAGAAATTAAGTCATTTCTTAAAGCAAGCTGGCTTCAAAGAATCTGATATAACCTATGTTCCATGCAGTGGTCTAGGAGGAGAAAATCTAACTAAATGCCAAGATGAAAAACTCAAGCAATGGTACTCGGGACCCACACTCGTAGATCAGATAG ATAAATTCCGACCACCTGAACGTCCTGTTGAGAAACCGTTCAGAATGTGTGTAGCTGATGTTTATAAAGGAATGACCAGTGGATTTGCGATTTCGGGAAAAGTTGAAGCAGGTTACGTTCAAAATGGCGACCGGCTACTTATCATGCCAATAGGAGAGAGTGCATATGTGAAAA GTGTAACTGTGGACGAGGAACCAGTTTCATGTGCATTAGCTGGAGAGTATGCATCTGTTACAGTATTTGGCACTGAGATGGAAAAAGTCAATATAG GCTCAATGGTTTGTGATCCCATCAATCCCATTAAATGTGCTACTCGAATTCAAGGAAGAATAGTTGTTTTTAATATCGATGTTCCACTCACTAAAGGCTTCCCA CTTGTATTCCATTATCAAACGAGAAGTGAACCCGCTCACATACGAAAAATTGTCTCACAACTCCATAAAAGTACTGGCGAAGTTGTTAAAAAGAATCCTAG GTGCCTaactaaaaattcaaatgctgTAGTTGAAGTGGAAGTAAATCGTCCAATctgtatagaattattctcAGATTATAAGGATTTAGGAAGGTTTATGTTACGCTATGGTGGATCAACTATAGCTGCTGGTCTAGTCACACAG ATTTTAGATAAACCAGCATAA